A portion of the Nitratidesulfovibrio termitidis HI1 genome contains these proteins:
- the flgM gene encoding flagellar biosynthesis anti-sigma factor FlgM — MEIKNYLKNLDPYRTKLEQSELQTKRTAARKESDTASSSQGDRVSLSDEAKLRTEAYSAALAAPDVRQEKVDALKSKVESGEYQVDSRAVAEKLLKEEQDLFG; from the coding sequence ATGGAAATCAAGAACTATCTCAAGAACCTGGATCCGTACAGGACCAAGCTGGAACAGTCCGAGCTCCAGACCAAGCGCACCGCCGCCCGCAAGGAAAGCGACACCGCGTCCTCTTCGCAGGGCGACCGGGTAAGCCTTTCCGACGAGGCGAAGCTGCGCACGGAAGCGTATTCCGCAGCCCTTGCCGCGCCCGACGTGCGGCAGGAAAAGGTGGACGCGCTGAAGAGCAAGGTGGAATCCGGCGAGTATCAGGTGGACTCGCGCGCCGTGGCCGAAAAGCTGCTCAAGGAAGAACAGGACCTGTTCGGCTAG
- the dhaK gene encoding dihydroxyacetone kinase subunit DhaK, with the protein MKKLINAVENVVREQLQGMAAAHPELRVNIDPHFVCRKEIPQGKVAIVSGGGSGHEPMHGGFVGHGMLDGACPGEVFTSPTPDQMYECAKAVDRGAGVLFIVKNYTGDVMNFETAAELCHADGVKVQNILIDDDVAVKDSLYTAGRRGVGTTVLAEKIVGAAAEAGYDLDKCADLCRKVNQYGRSMGMALTPCTVPAAGKPTFELAENEIEIGIGIHGEPGTQRAPMKPVDELVQIMATTIIDDPAYTRTVRELDRASGQWVDKTLTDASFAKGDKVIAFVNSMGGTPVSELYAVYRKLDEICAARGISIVRNLIGPYITSLEMQGFSITLLKVDDEILKFWDAKSVTPGLRMG; encoded by the coding sequence ATGAAGAAATTGATCAATGCAGTGGAAAACGTGGTTCGCGAACAGTTGCAGGGCATGGCGGCGGCGCATCCGGAACTGCGGGTGAACATCGACCCGCATTTCGTCTGCCGCAAGGAAATACCGCAAGGCAAGGTGGCCATCGTTTCTGGCGGCGGCAGCGGGCACGAACCCATGCACGGCGGTTTCGTCGGCCACGGCATGCTGGACGGCGCCTGCCCCGGCGAGGTGTTTACCTCGCCCACGCCCGACCAGATGTACGAGTGCGCAAAGGCCGTTGATCGCGGCGCAGGCGTGCTGTTCATCGTCAAGAACTACACCGGCGACGTGATGAACTTCGAAACCGCCGCAGAACTGTGCCACGCCGACGGCGTGAAGGTGCAGAACATCCTTATCGACGACGACGTGGCCGTGAAGGACAGCCTGTACACGGCTGGCCGGCGCGGCGTGGGCACCACCGTGCTGGCCGAAAAGATCGTGGGCGCGGCGGCGGAAGCCGGGTACGACCTCGACAAGTGCGCCGACCTGTGCCGCAAGGTGAACCAGTATGGCCGCTCCATGGGCATGGCGCTGACCCCCTGCACCGTGCCCGCCGCAGGCAAGCCCACCTTCGAACTGGCCGAGAACGAGATAGAAATCGGCATCGGCATCCACGGTGAACCGGGCACCCAGCGCGCCCCCATGAAGCCCGTGGACGAACTGGTGCAGATCATGGCCACCACCATCATCGACGACCCGGCCTACACCCGCACCGTGCGCGAACTGGACCGCGCCAGCGGCCAGTGGGTGGACAAGACCCTGACCGATGCCTCCTTTGCCAAGGGCGACAAGGTCATCGCCTTCGTCAACAGCATGGGCGGCACTCCGGTCAGCGAACTGTACGCCGTGTACCGCAAGCTGGACGAAATCTGCGCGGCGCGCGGCATCTCCATCGTGCGCAACCTGATCGGCCCGTACATCACCTCTCTGGAAATGCAGGGCTTTTCCATCACCCTGCTGAAGGTGGATGACGAGATCCTGAAGTTCTGGGATGCTAAATCCGTCACCCCCGGCCTGCGCATGGGCTAG
- a CDS encoding phosphatidylglycerophosphatase A family protein yields MTHDNGSEGCTSPREAQGLDKLALEVARVWYAGRSPVAPGTVGSAVAALLAPWLFLPLPLGWRVVVLLAVFCGGAWAAGRAARVLGRCDPGSVVIDEVAGQWVTMLPFATLSPLGVLTAFVLFRVFDILKPGPVGASESWLDGGPGIMIDDVVAGACAAAVLAVLLWLGLPG; encoded by the coding sequence ATGACGCACGACAACGGTTCTGAAGGCTGCACCTCGCCGCGTGAAGCACAAGGTCTGGACAAGCTGGCGCTGGAAGTGGCCCGGGTGTGGTACGCCGGGCGCAGCCCCGTGGCCCCCGGCACGGTGGGGTCTGCCGTGGCCGCACTGCTGGCGCCCTGGCTGTTCCTGCCCTTGCCGCTGGGCTGGCGCGTGGTGGTGCTGCTGGCGGTGTTTTGCGGCGGGGCCTGGGCGGCGGGCCGCGCGGCGCGCGTGCTGGGGCGGTGCGACCCCGGCAGCGTGGTCATCGACGAGGTGGCCGGGCAGTGGGTGACCATGCTGCCCTTTGCCACGTTGTCGCCGCTGGGTGTGCTGACCGCCTTCGTGCTGTTCCGGGTGTTCGACATACTGAAGCCCGGTCCGGTGGGGGCCTCGGAATCGTGGTTGGATGGCGGCCCGGGCATCATGATCGACGACGTGGTGGCCGGGGCCTGCGCGGCGGCGGTGCTGGCCGTGCTGCTGTGGCTGGGGCTGCCGGGGTAA
- a CDS encoding LysE family translocator, producing MHGVHDIWLFVASGLLLNITPGPDMLYIIARSTACGACGACGACGTSGTCGLRAGVAAALGVGAGCSVHIAAAALGLSAVLATSATAFTVMKLLGAAYLLYMGCTMLLTRKGPAVPVPPAGPASRNAATPGGRDQSGPSTGQTPRTTLRGVFAQGFLTNALNPKVALFFLAFLPQFVDGGGAGAPPSPLAFLMLGGIFTVNGTLVNLLVAWGAARLGSIFQTGALAARFARWGDRCLGALFLYLGVRLALAERG from the coding sequence ATGCACGGCGTGCACGACATCTGGCTGTTCGTGGCCTCGGGGCTACTGCTGAACATCACCCCCGGCCCGGACATGCTGTACATCATCGCCCGGTCTACCGCATGTGGCGCATGTGGCGCATGTGGCGCATGTGGCACGAGCGGCACATGCGGACTGCGCGCCGGGGTGGCGGCGGCGCTGGGCGTCGGCGCGGGCTGCTCAGTGCATATCGCGGCTGCGGCCCTCGGCCTGTCCGCCGTGCTGGCCACATCGGCCACGGCCTTCACCGTGATGAAGCTGCTGGGCGCTGCCTACCTGCTGTACATGGGATGCACCATGCTGCTGACCCGCAAAGGTCCGGCGGTACCCGTCCCCCCCGCCGGTCCCGCATCCCGCAACGCGGCAACGCCAGGCGGGCGCGACCAGAGCGGCCCCTCCACCGGCCAGACCCCGCGGACAACCCTGCGAGGGGTGTTCGCGCAGGGGTTTCTGACCAATGCCCTGAACCCCAAGGTGGCGCTGTTCTTCCTGGCCTTTCTGCCGCAATTCGTGGATGGCGGCGGCGCGGGCGCGCCCCCGTCCCCGCTGGCCTTTCTGATGCTGGGGGGCATCTTCACCGTCAACGGCACGCTGGTGAACCTGCTGGTGGCCTGGGGCGCCGCACGGCTGGGCAGCATCTTCCAGACCGGGGCGCTGGCGGCCCGTTTTGCCCGGTGGGGCGACCGCTGCCTTGGCGCGCTGTTCCTGTATCTGGGCGTCCGGCTGGCGCTGGCCGAGCGGGGCTGA
- a CDS encoding DVU0524 family FlgM-associated protein, translating to MTTNSFYLRNMLLHYDKQLVTARRLARYRQAMRLASGEEESAIPPEVKRRFMVERVAREIMENLLLAGSDNPVVREIRQKLEQELGETLTFTYPPTQLDIQVFRAGPEGPVEVAPAEKARILDRLWHIALETVDDTML from the coding sequence GTGACCACGAACTCGTTTTACCTTCGCAACATGCTGCTGCATTACGACAAGCAGCTTGTGACCGCGCGCAGGCTGGCCCGCTACCGGCAGGCCATGCGTCTCGCGTCGGGCGAGGAGGAAAGCGCCATTCCTCCTGAGGTAAAGCGAAGATTCATGGTGGAACGTGTGGCTCGTGAGATCATGGAGAATCTTCTGCTTGCGGGAAGCGACAACCCCGTCGTACGAGAGATTCGGCAGAAGCTGGAACAGGAATTGGGAGAAACGCTCACCTTCACGTATCCTCCGACGCAGCTGGACATCCAGGTGTTCCGCGCCGGGCCGGAAGGCCCCGTCGAGGTAGCGCCAGCGGAGAAGGCGAGAATCCTTGACCGGCTATGGCACATTGCTCTCGAAACAGTGGACGATACCATGCTTTAG
- a CDS encoding NACHT domain-containing protein translates to MDKTKLVATVAHLFEISGHKVTTSIAINHREIDVIAQELQGLVRKIIVIECADYAKPVGVEKLQRDIDKLKSAKETFKDKAVLMHVSTNGYTPEANGYAESRGIDIYSLQNLLSRLVNFDQYVLHIESDQQREIIEKEYQPNTIHYEGSHKDSKPSISFLKRWLEGDSRWLTVLGDYGVGKSWTLKKLLYELISDYKSNPNTSPLPLFIPLQSFTKAFDFKNLILKTFDTYRLSGVHYDAFAYLMNSGKVVFLLDSFDEMAQHLKQETIRENLKELLSGISENCKAIMTSRPNYFESKSERILVPESDGRNSRHPFDKIEATQQSALSKSLKAQIETTQFARISDLTYEQRKKLFQIVLGANSDAYKKLIGLFHKFSTLDNIAQRAVIARLLTSVAETIVSTEKDTNLTPEALIPQNASDLTQATIYQIVINNLLLRDQGIGSLSHSDRLTFLRNLALILQQRGGDAFAPPATIRKLVERLFEHDLRRTDTPQQLLESYYRICRRHSGLTTEGQFRDTTGQIDIPVDELDTESKVGFSHSSLREYLVADAICDSIENETHYDNFQDIVITDLIGDFIADKVKEDSYAKEKMITAYTTSKLPSYRNMLFKILYRIATKETPNWHQLLGKSPALEDIDISGYNFNGHDLSHASIKNSIILDTDFRNADIRNVSFHGSIIDGAMFDNSLMTGTDFSGSDIESIYAYDKFITNTSSILTGKDARQWLYSSGAIIDKTDDLNPLAGQPWYEAAREVTRTLQSRISGTHQDISLIKGTDIIYRPFAKEFVKFLQTKGIITIVAKSKTGPGNVIKVTKKYWPAIQAFCNNGAIHTDFKSFFEKYLDKDALQRLP, encoded by the coding sequence ATGGACAAAACAAAACTAGTCGCAACGGTGGCTCATTTATTTGAAATCAGTGGACATAAAGTAACAACTAGCATCGCCATAAATCACCGCGAGATTGATGTGATAGCACAAGAACTTCAGGGACTTGTGCGTAAAATCATTGTCATAGAATGCGCTGACTACGCAAAACCCGTTGGAGTTGAAAAACTACAACGTGATATTGATAAATTAAAATCTGCAAAAGAAACGTTTAAAGACAAAGCTGTACTTATGCATGTTTCAACGAATGGCTACACACCAGAAGCAAATGGATACGCAGAAAGCAGAGGAATTGACATATACAGCCTACAAAACCTATTAAGTAGGCTTGTAAATTTCGACCAATATGTATTGCACATAGAATCTGATCAACAGCGCGAAATAATAGAAAAAGAATATCAACCCAACACCATCCATTACGAAGGGTCACACAAGGATAGCAAACCATCTATTTCATTTTTAAAACGATGGCTTGAGGGCGATAGTCGATGGTTAACAGTACTTGGGGATTACGGCGTTGGCAAATCATGGACACTAAAGAAGCTCCTCTACGAACTTATCTCTGACTACAAATCAAATCCAAACACTTCACCGCTCCCACTCTTCATCCCATTGCAGAGCTTCACAAAAGCTTTTGATTTTAAAAATCTTATTCTCAAAACATTTGACACTTACCGCCTATCAGGCGTTCACTATGATGCATTTGCATATTTAATGAATTCAGGAAAGGTTGTTTTTTTGCTTGATTCGTTTGACGAAATGGCACAGCACTTAAAGCAAGAGACGATACGGGAAAACCTAAAGGAATTACTATCCGGGATATCAGAAAACTGCAAAGCGATAATGACAAGCAGGCCGAATTACTTTGAAAGCAAATCTGAACGAATATTAGTCCCAGAATCAGACGGAAGAAATTCACGGCACCCGTTCGACAAGATTGAAGCAACACAGCAAAGTGCACTATCAAAATCACTCAAGGCGCAAATTGAAACTACACAATTTGCACGGATCTCCGATTTAACATATGAGCAAAGGAAAAAACTATTCCAGATCGTCCTCGGAGCGAACTCTGATGCCTATAAGAAACTTATAGGTCTATTCCATAAGTTTTCAACACTCGACAACATCGCGCAACGCGCTGTAATCGCAAGACTTCTCACGAGTGTTGCAGAAACCATTGTGAGCACTGAAAAAGACACAAATCTCACACCTGAAGCACTTATCCCCCAAAATGCATCCGATTTAACACAAGCAACAATATATCAGATTGTAATTAACAACCTCTTGCTCAGAGACCAAGGAATAGGAAGTCTCAGCCATTCTGACCGCCTTACTTTTTTAAGAAACCTCGCCTTAATCCTGCAGCAGAGAGGCGGCGATGCTTTTGCACCCCCAGCAACAATTCGCAAGCTTGTTGAACGGCTCTTTGAACACGACCTCAGACGAACAGACACTCCACAACAGCTCCTTGAAAGCTACTATAGAATATGCAGAAGACATTCAGGCCTGACCACAGAGGGACAATTCCGAGACACGACTGGACAAATTGACATCCCTGTTGACGAATTAGATACAGAATCAAAAGTAGGTTTTTCACACTCAAGCCTCAGAGAATACCTTGTCGCGGATGCTATTTGCGACTCTATTGAAAACGAGACACATTATGACAACTTTCAAGACATAGTCATAACGGACTTAATTGGAGATTTCATTGCCGACAAAGTCAAAGAGGACAGCTACGCAAAAGAAAAAATGATCACTGCATATACCACATCAAAATTACCATCATATCGCAACATGCTTTTCAAGATACTATACCGCATAGCAACAAAGGAAACACCGAATTGGCATCAGCTTCTCGGGAAATCACCAGCACTTGAAGACATCGACATTAGTGGATACAATTTCAATGGTCACGATTTGTCCCACGCTTCTATAAAGAATAGCATCATACTAGATACTGATTTCCGGAATGCAGACATTAGAAATGTATCTTTTCATGGATCAATCATTGACGGCGCGATGTTTGATAACTCGCTAATGACAGGAACGGATTTCTCTGGATCTGACATTGAAAGCATATACGCATACGACAAATTCATAACAAATACATCCTCTATCTTAACAGGAAAAGACGCTCGTCAATGGCTATACTCCAGCGGAGCTATTATAGACAAGACAGATGACCTTAATCCGCTTGCTGGACAACCTTGGTATGAAGCAGCGCGTGAGGTAACACGAACATTGCAGTCTAGAATTTCAGGAACGCATCAAGACATATCTCTCATAAAAGGGACAGATATCATATATAGACCCTTTGCAAAAGAATTCGTCAAATTTCTCCAAACAAAAGGCATTATCACCATTGTTGCCAAATCAAAAACAGGACCAGGGAATGTTATAAAAGTAACCAAAAAATACTGGCCTGCAATTCAAGCGTTCTGTAACAATGGAGCAATCCATACTGATTTCAAAAGCTTCTTTGAAAAATATCTCGACAAAGATGCTCTTCAACGCCTTCCCTAG
- the ptsP gene encoding phosphoenolpyruvate--protein phosphotransferase — protein MVGIVVVTHSAVLGQGVKELAEQMTQGRVPLAVAGGIDDPDHPIGTDPMRVMAAIEAVQQGDGVLVLMDLGSALMSAETALDLLPPEVAAQVRLCPAPLVEGVMAAAVQASIGADLETVLREAQSALAAKAELLGMPLTQEGGGVVESPPPAAGASPAASHELTLMVPNRLGLHARPAARIVTALGPFVADVQLARGERVVSARSVNRIATLAVRGGETVTFRATGADAEQALKALADLAAQNFGDLPDATTPSGKSVAAGLDGQGKPAAAGAPAARGGIPASPGIAVGPAVWHRPAFDAPPPDLVAGDPDSEAARLDAALDAARRELAALERRTAAMAGKQEAEIFVMHRLLLDDATIAGDARQRIAERREPAEAAWYAVIDQAAESFRQLPEGYMRERAADLVDVGARVLRLLTGAPPSGPRLDRPSVLLATDLGPSDMAHLDPALVLGIVTAQGGATSHAAILARSMGIPAVAGAGALAASVADGVTVALDGATGEVWIAPAPDVLSTIESRRAAWLAARQAALAGAARPAVTVDGRHLHVHANIGTPVDAAPALQNGAEGVGLFRTEFLFLDRAAAPDEEEQRAAYVAAAAAMPGLSVVVRTLDIGGDKPVPYLGDFAAGEDNPFLGLRGIRFCLARRELFLTQLRALLRAAAEHPLRIMFPMVAHPGELAAAKALLEEARAALAAEGLPHGPVEVGIMVEVPAAVALADQLARESAFFSIGTNDLAQYVMAADRGNAAVADLSDALHPAVLRMVRDTVAAGNAAGIPVAMCGELAGNAEAIPLLVGLGLDELSMNGPAIPRAKDVVRGCDMTACVRLAERALDLPDAAAVRRLLREGG, from the coding sequence ATGGTCGGCATTGTCGTGGTCACGCACAGCGCCGTGCTGGGGCAGGGCGTGAAGGAACTGGCGGAGCAGATGACGCAGGGCCGTGTGCCGCTGGCCGTGGCGGGCGGCATCGACGACCCGGACCACCCCATCGGCACCGACCCCATGCGGGTCATGGCCGCCATAGAAGCAGTGCAGCAGGGCGACGGCGTGCTGGTGCTGATGGACCTTGGCAGCGCCCTGATGAGCGCGGAAACGGCGCTGGACCTGCTGCCGCCCGAAGTTGCGGCGCAGGTGCGGCTGTGCCCGGCCCCGCTGGTGGAGGGCGTCATGGCCGCCGCCGTGCAGGCATCCATCGGGGCGGACCTTGAAACCGTGCTGCGCGAAGCGCAGTCCGCCCTGGCGGCAAAGGCCGAACTGCTGGGCATGCCCCTGACGCAGGAAGGCGGCGGGGTGGTCGAGTCACCGCCCCCGGCGGCGGGCGCATCCCCGGCAGCCAGCCATGAACTGACCCTGATGGTGCCCAACCGCCTTGGCCTGCATGCCCGGCCCGCCGCGCGCATCGTCACCGCGCTTGGCCCGTTCGTGGCCGACGTGCAACTGGCGCGTGGCGAACGTGTTGTTTCTGCCCGTTCGGTAAACCGTATCGCCACGCTGGCCGTGCGTGGGGGCGAAACCGTAACCTTCCGGGCCACCGGGGCGGATGCGGAGCAGGCCCTGAAGGCGCTGGCCGACCTTGCGGCGCAGAACTTCGGCGATTTGCCCGATGCAACCACGCCGTCCGGCAAGTCCGTTGCGGCTGGACTGGACGGGCAGGGCAAGCCCGCTGCTGCGGGTGCGCCCGCCGCCAGAGGCGGCATCCCCGCCTCGCCGGGCATTGCCGTGGGACCGGCTGTCTGGCACCGCCCGGCGTTCGACGCGCCGCCGCCGGACCTGGTGGCGGGTGATCCTGACAGCGAGGCCGCACGGCTGGACGCCGCGCTGGATGCGGCCCGCCGCGAACTGGCCGCGCTGGAACGGCGCACCGCCGCCATGGCGGGCAAGCAGGAGGCGGAAATCTTTGTCATGCACCGCCTGTTGCTGGACGATGCCACCATCGCGGGGGATGCGCGTCAGCGCATCGCGGAGCGCCGCGAACCCGCCGAGGCCGCATGGTATGCGGTGATCGACCAGGCGGCGGAAAGTTTCCGGCAACTGCCGGAAGGCTACATGCGCGAACGCGCGGCAGACCTTGTGGACGTGGGGGCGCGCGTGCTGCGCCTGCTGACCGGCGCGCCGCCGTCCGGACCGCGTCTGGACCGGCCCTCGGTGCTGCTGGCCACGGACCTTGGCCCTTCGGACATGGCCCACCTGGACCCCGCGCTGGTGCTGGGCATCGTCACCGCGCAGGGCGGGGCCACCTCGCACGCGGCCATCCTGGCCCGGTCCATGGGCATTCCGGCGGTGGCGGGCGCGGGGGCGTTGGCCGCCAGCGTGGCCGATGGCGTCACCGTGGCGCTGGACGGCGCCACCGGAGAGGTGTGGATTGCCCCAGCGCCCGATGTGCTGTCCACCATCGAATCCCGCCGGGCCGCGTGGCTGGCCGCGCGGCAGGCCGCACTGGCCGGGGCCGCCCGGCCCGCCGTGACCGTCGATGGCCGCCACCTGCACGTGCACGCCAACATCGGCACCCCCGTGGACGCCGCGCCCGCCTTGCAGAACGGCGCGGAGGGCGTGGGCCTGTTCCGCACCGAGTTCCTGTTTCTGGACCGGGCCGCCGCCCCGGACGAGGAGGAGCAGCGCGCCGCCTACGTGGCCGCTGCCGCCGCCATGCCCGGCCTGTCGGTGGTGGTCCGCACCCTGGACATCGGCGGCGACAAGCCGGTGCCCTATCTGGGCGACTTCGCGGCGGGAGAGGACAACCCCTTCCTGGGGCTGCGGGGCATCCGCTTCTGCCTCGCCCGGCGCGAACTGTTCCTGACCCAGTTGCGCGCCCTGCTGCGCGCCGCTGCCGAACATCCCCTGCGGATCATGTTCCCCATGGTGGCGCACCCAGGCGAACTGGCCGCCGCAAAGGCCCTGCTGGAAGAAGCCCGCGCCGCGCTGGCGGCGGAAGGGCTGCCGCACGGCCCGGTAGAGGTGGGCATCATGGTCGAGGTGCCCGCCGCCGTGGCCCTGGCGGACCAGTTGGCGCGCGAATCGGCCTTCTTCAGCATCGGCACCAACGATCTGGCCCAGTATGTCATGGCCGCCGACCGGGGCAACGCCGCCGTGGCCGACCTGTCGGACGCGCTGCACCCCGCCGTGCTGCGCATGGTGCGCGACACCGTGGCGGCGGGCAATGCGGCGGGCATACCCGTGGCCATGTGCGGCGAACTGGCGGGCAACGCAGAGGCCATCCCGCTGCTGGTGGGGCTGGGGCTGGACGAACTGAGCATGAACGGCCCGGCCATTCCGCGCGCCAAGGACGTGGTGCGCGGCTGCGACATGACGGCCTGCGTCAGGCTTGCGGAGCGGGCGCTGGACCTGCCCGATGCGGCAGCCGTGCGGCGCTTGCTGCGGGAAGGCGGGTAG
- the dhaL gene encoding dihydroxyacetone kinase subunit DhaL translates to MQITRDHILTWLARLGDIMRDNRTYLTDLDAAIGDADHGINMDRGFSKVQEKLPTFADKDIGAILKDTGMVLLSTVGGASGPLYGTFFMKAGLAVAGKDALDAPDVQALLDAGVEGVVSRGRPVLHDKTMFDAWKPAIDAYRDAVAGGADLLAGLDAAVAAAEDGMRATIPLQARKGRASYLGERSIGHQDPGATSTVLLLTALRDVVRG, encoded by the coding sequence ATGCAGATCACCCGCGATCACATCCTCACATGGCTCGCCAGGCTGGGCGACATCATGCGCGACAACCGCACGTATCTCACCGATCTCGACGCCGCCATCGGCGATGCCGACCACGGCATCAACATGGACCGGGGCTTCAGCAAGGTGCAGGAAAAACTGCCCACCTTCGCGGACAAGGACATCGGCGCCATTCTGAAGGATACCGGCATGGTGTTGCTGTCCACCGTGGGCGGGGCCAGCGGCCCCCTGTACGGCACCTTTTTCATGAAGGCCGGGCTTGCCGTGGCGGGCAAGGACGCCCTGGACGCCCCCGACGTGCAGGCCCTGCTGGATGCCGGGGTGGAGGGTGTGGTCTCGCGCGGGCGGCCCGTGCTGCACGACAAGACCATGTTCGACGCCTGGAAGCCCGCCATCGACGCCTACCGTGACGCCGTGGCGGGCGGGGCAGACCTGCTGGCCGGGCTGGATGCCGCCGTGGCTGCGGCGGAAGACGGCATGCGCGCCACCATTCCGTTGCAGGCCCGCAAGGGCCGCGCCAGCTACCTTGGCGAGCGCAGCATCGGCCATCAGGACCCCGGGGCCACCTCCACGGTGCTGTTGCTGACCGCCCTGCGCGACGTGGTGCGGGGGTAG
- a CDS encoding Maf family nucleotide pyrophosphatase — MTDHTPQTQPYPADIPGVATPAGPFRALLPVVLASGSPRRREFLHSLGLPFEVYGNGAAEPEPRPSEAPSAYARRAAAAKAASVAATRPGCVVIAADTVVALHGEIMGKPRDRMDAVRMLSRLAGHTHDVVSACCVALPDGSSEIFHAVTRVTMWDVPTTALAAYAATGEPDDKAGAYGIQGVGAFLVESIAGSWSNVVGLPVAELVRLLLHHGCIEPAGE; from the coding sequence ATGACCGATCACACCCCGCAGACCCAGCCTTACCCGGCGGATATCCCCGGCGTTGCCACGCCCGCAGGCCCCTTCCGGGCGTTGCTGCCCGTGGTGCTGGCCTCGGGTTCGCCCCGCCGCCGCGAGTTCCTGCATTCCCTCGGGTTGCCGTTCGAGGTGTACGGCAACGGCGCGGCTGAGCCGGAGCCACGGCCCTCGGAAGCCCCGTCTGCATACGCCCGTCGCGCTGCGGCGGCCAAGGCAGCCTCCGTGGCTGCAACGCGCCCCGGCTGTGTGGTCATTGCGGCGGACACGGTGGTGGCCTTGCACGGCGAGATCATGGGCAAGCCGCGCGACCGCATGGATGCCGTGCGCATGCTCTCCCGGCTGGCGGGGCACACCCACGATGTGGTAAGCGCCTGCTGCGTGGCCCTGCCGGACGGCAGCAGTGAGATATTTCACGCCGTCACCCGCGTGACCATGTGGGATGTACCCACAACCGCACTGGCCGCCTACGCCGCCACGGGAGAACCCGACGACAAGGCCGGGGCCTACGGCATCCAGGGAGTGGGGGCGTTTCTGGTGGAATCCATCGCAGGCTCGTGGAGCAACGTGGTGGGGTTGCCGGTGGCGGAACTTGTCCGGCTGTTGCTGCATCACGGGTGCATCGAGCCGGCAGGCGAGTAG